A window of Gouania willdenowi chromosome 12, fGouWil2.1, whole genome shotgun sequence contains these coding sequences:
- the LOC114472947 gene encoding homeodomain-interacting protein kinase 2-like has protein sequence MSTFLCGDTSAAAAAELSVLRSSTADYSILECMGEGNFGQVMKCQNLKNNETVAVKIIKEGFEDDLENEISMLKVISVLDTDRTNLLTFYEHFEYMGRNCLAFEILEIDLYTLMENREWEPLSVDYCRTIAEQLLVALDALKGLGIIHTDIKPDNVMVVNRNIQELKVKLIDFGVAMKTSSMEPCLDIQPLGYRAPEVSIGLPFSEAIDVWALGCVLVFLYIGENLFSVSCEYQMMKRVSELLGLPKNDKLQAGAYTSCFFCETEEGSKWRLMTPEEYEAGNSISTKEEDHFVEFSSLDDLVNVHPGEESGEVEDREAFVDLLKQLLCLDGDERISPSQAQFHPFFSTSHLNQQETSGHHQPMADETSCHAADEKSVLDDASASKSSDSVTLNLATAEADSLPPLTDLDLASAPTRHLNDDVLDQSSVRVTGCFGSLKKRIQRCFRRIKTFLFKR, from the exons ATGTCCACTTTTCTGTGTGGTGATACTTCAGCTGCAGCAG cagcagaactttcAGTTCTCCGCAGCAGCACTGCAGATTACTCCATCCTGGAGTGTATGGGTGAAGGCAACTTTGGGCAggtgatgaagtgtcagaacCTTAAGAACAACGAGACGGTGGCTGTAAAAATCATCAAGGAGGGCTTCGAAGACGATCTTGAGAATGAG atttcaaTGCTAAAGGTAATTAGTGTCCTTGATACTGATCGCACAAATTTGCTTACATTTTATGAGCATTTTGAGTACATGGGCCGCAATTGCCTGGCATTTGAAATTCTTGAGATCGACCTTTACACTCTGATGGAAAACAGAGAGTGGGAACCCCTGAGTGTGGATTATTGCCGTACAATTGCTGAGCAG CTACTGGTGGCTTTAGATGCCCTGAAAGGCCTTGGAATCATCCACACAGACATAAAACCTGACAATGTCATGGTGGTCAACAGGAATATCCAGGAACTGAAAGTCAAATTAATCGACTTTGGCGTGGCAATGAAAACTTCCAGCATGGAGCCTTGCCTTGATATTCAGCCTCTAGGATACAG GGCTCCTGAAGTCTCCATCGGCCTTCCTTTCAGTGAAGCCATTGATGTGTGGGCCCTTGGTTGTGTGCTTGTATTCCTGTACATTGGAGAAAACCTGTTCTCTGTGTCGTGTGAATATCAAATGATGAAGCGTGTTTCAGAGCTTCTTGGGTTACCAAAGAACGACAAGCTTCAGGCCGGGGCTTACACCAGTTGCTTCTTTTGTGAGACTGAGGAGGGCTCAAAATGGCGATTGATG ACACCAGAGGAATATGAAGCTGGTAACAGCATCTCAACAAAGGAGGAAGACCATTTCGTTGAGTTCTCTTCTTTGGATGATCTGGTCAAT gTTCATCCAGGAGAAGAAAGTGGTGAGGTTGAGGACAGAGAAGCCTTCGTGGACCTGCTgaagcagcttctctgcttGGATGGAGATGAAAGAATCTCTCCCAGTCAGGCTCAGTTCCACCCTTTCTTCAGCACATCCCACCTCAACCAGCAGGAGACCAGCGGACACCATCAACCGATGGCTGATGAGACATCCTGCCATGCAGCAGATGAAAAGTCTGTTCTGGATGATGCATCTGCATCCAAGTCATCTGATAGTGTTACACTGAATTTGGCCACTGCAGAAGCTGACAGTCTCCCTCCTCTAACTGACTTGGACTTGGCGTCTGCTCCCACTCGTCATTTAAATGATGACGTCCTGGATCAGTCTTCAGTTAGAGTTACAGGCTGTTTTGGTTCTTTGAAGAAGAGGATTCAAAGATGTTTCCGAAGAATCAAGACTTTCCTCTTCAAACGCTAA